TAGAGTTCCGAATGAAAACTCTAGTCTCACTTTTTGGGCTGGGCGGTTACCCACTACGGGGTGGAGTCGTGGAGTCCGGTACCTTCCGGTTGCAGCTCGCTAGTGACTTCGATCATGCTTTGATCCTGGCGTGTAGCTTTCTCGACTCTGGTGTGAGATAGTCTCGATTGTCTCTTATCTATTACATCTTGTTGCCATCGTTCTCAGTCGTCATGATCTCCTGGCAGCAACGGTGCTCCATGGCCCGAAGCACAACGGCTGACGACCCTCTTTGGTGATTGCTTGGTGTGTTCAGTGCAACGGTGACCGATGGTTTCCTAAGACTGTGTGATTCCTTTCTGAGCTGGTAGTCTTCGTAGCTTCTTGTTAGGTGTAGCATCTCCTGAATTATTGTGTAGCATCTCCTGTATTATTGCTTGGCTTTGCGTTGTTGGCGTTGCTACTCTTAAGAATTTCATTTCGCTTTCGATCTTTTTGTATGAGAATTTTCTCAGCATTGTATTGGTTCGTCCGTTTGAGCTTAAATTATAATGTGGAGCGAAAGGCTGCTTCGAGAGTAAATGCGACACTACGAAAAAGAATAACGAAATGCATGGCTGTAAGAGTTGGCAAGAATCTTCACGGCGTAAAAGGAACCGCAAGTGGAGGTGGAATCCCTTCCCTTTTTTTTGAAGGACAGGGTTTGGAATAATCTTTAGGTGACTCTTTGATCCTCTTTTCATGGCACTAAGTTTAATTTGGTTCCCTTTTACGATGCCGACCCCTTGCCAAATATTCGCCGACTTTGGTTACTGATCTATCCAAGTTCAAGTTTGTATCCGTGCTTATGAAGGATCAAATGAAATCAACGTGTTGCAAATGAGCATCTAGCTAACTAGGTTTGATAATAGGATTCTTACGTTTATTGAAGTATAGCGCCTTATTTATATATTTGTTTTGGTTTgtaagattttttttttgaaacaaagAAAGGCTTCACCCCTTCCGATTTCCATTAAGGGAAACCAAACACCTCAGTTCTTCCTACTAACTACTCCCtacgtaaagaaatataaaagcatttagatcactattttagtgatctaaacactcttatatttcttatAGAGGGAGTATAGCTACTAAAGAGACTAAATAATTGCGACGAGCTGCTTTAGGCTGTAGTAGTGAGAATACCAAGGAAGGAGAGACAGGCGCACCGTGATTGCATGTGTGAACATCCATCTCAACTTTACTTTAATCggttctcaaaaaaaaaaactttaCTTTAATCGCCGTGACTGGCCGGCCAGCATCTATTCCGTCCCATCCAAACACTGAAATGTCGCTCTCTTATCATACACATACCCCACCAGCTTGAGGCCTAAGCTACAACCATCTATATATTGTCATCGATCACGCCGTGGGAGCAAAGGCGGCATCATGTCATTGACCACCAGTGTCGATGGTACGTACGTATGACTACTTTCCTAAGCTTGGCGATGATGGCTAGCTTGCCGACGGAATATTTTGTCCCGCCGTAAATATTTTAACTCTTGTTGTGTTGTGCAGTGTTTAAGGCGCCCCGCAGAGGCTATTACTGGAGTTATTACATCATCACAAGTTCTCTGGAGCTAGAGTCCGCCCTGGCGCACCCTCTAGCGCAAACCTATCCGGTGCGTCCGCAATCATTTTAACTGTTGTGTTTCTCTTTGGACTTAATGAATTTCTGAAGCTCTGATTTTTCTGTTTGAAATTAAGGTGGTGCTCATGTTCTGGGCGAGCTGGAACGAGCCATGCAGGGTGATGATGAGACCCTTCAGGGCCATGGCCGTGGCTAAGAGGAGGGCCGCCATATTCTGCCAGGTGGACGTCGACAAGTTCAAAGTATGACAACGTACGCGCGCGTGGatattactccctctgtaaagaaatatattaacgctcttatatttcttttcGGAGGGAGTAACTAATTTTGGATCGGATAACCAAACTGTGCATATATAACTCGATCACTGCGTACTGCACTGATATATATAACCACTTACACAGGATATCGTGGAGCGGTACCGAGTGGAGGCGCTGCCGACGTTCTTGCTGCTCAAGCAAGGTGTGGAGAAGGGCAGGGTCGTCGGCGCCAAGGTCGGGGACCTCAGCATCATCATCATGGCCAACATATGAATGATACAGTACTACTGGTACTAGATAGGATCTGTCGACTGATGGTCTTTTCCATCAGCCGGCCTTTCCGTTAGGTATATTATTGGTGAATCAACGGTTGAGATATGTATCAATTTATCTCGTCGAAAATCTCAATCACTTCAGCCCTGCGGCACTCTGTCATCTAGGAAAGTACTGTGCACACGACATATAGGGTGAACGACCATTGCACAATGGTCCGATAAGCGGTTTGCAAACAGTTTGTTGCCATGCATGGACGGCTTCACTGGATTGTGGTTCAAAAGTCGTCTACGCACTGTCGCCTCCATAGAAGACCAGATATAAATAGCATACTTACTGTGCCTGAGTTGTGCACTTGCCAATACAAAGTGT
The Aegilops tauschii subsp. strangulata cultivar AL8/78 chromosome 3, Aet v6.0, whole genome shotgun sequence genome window above contains:
- the LOC109776792 gene encoding thioredoxin H-type, translated to MSLTTSVDVFKAPRRGYYWSYYIITSSLELESALAHPLAQTYPVVLMFWASWNEPCRVMMRPFRAMAVAKRRAAIFCQVDVDKFKDIVERYRVEALPTFLLLKQGVEKGRVVGAKVGDLSIIIMANI